The genomic interval CAGTATTCCCGAAGCATTCATGGCTTCATGACTCAATTTGGGTTGACCAGTCTCGGCTAACCAATGGAGTTTATGTGCGCCGCCTCGTGATGTTCCTCATCGCCTTCGTTGTCCTGTTCGGCCCGGCTACGGCGGCCCAGGCTCATCCGGTCGGGACGACCGGCGTCCTGATCGAGGTCAAAGAGGACCGGTTGGGGCTGACCCTGCAGCTGCAGCTTGATCAGCTGAACAAGGCCACCGGACTTGACCTGGTGCGTGACGGGTCCGTTCCCGCCGGGGACATCGCGCGGCTCGTCAACGAAAAGATAGCGATCACTGCGGGCGACGCCGCCTACACCACGGAAATCACCGGCATCGGTTACGGCACAATCAACGGCAGCGACGCTCTCATCGTCAACGTGGCGGCTGCGTCTCCGTCCCGACCTGGCCCCTTCACCCTGGACTATTCGCTGCTGACCGACAAGCTGAGCGGCCACAAGGTCTACGTCTCACGCGTCGTGGATGGACATGAGGCCGAGCTGCTCGGCGTCATCACTGCGGACCAACCGACGCTGGCCATCGACGTCGACACGGAGAAGGCCAGCGTCGGTGCGATGATCGGGCACGGGATGCACCATATCGCCGACGGCTACGACCACCTGTTGTTCCTGGCAGTGCTGCTGCTGTCGGCGCCGCTTGTGGCGAAGCGGACGGCTGCCGGATGGCGCTGGAGCCCCCGAGCTGACAGTCTTCGCTCGTCAGTGAAACGAATTCTCACCATCGTCACCGCTTTCACGCTCGGTCATTCGATCACCCTGCTGATCGTCAGCCTGGGCTGGTTCACTCCCCCGGTCCAATATGTCGAGACAATCGTCGCGGCATCAATTGCCGTTGCGGCGTGGAACCTGGTCCGCCCCATGTTCGCGCACGGTGAAGTGGTGCTGGCAAGTGTCTTCGGCCTCGTGCACGGCATGGCCTTCGCAACGACCATTCTCGAGATGAACCTCGACACGCCGGACACACTCCTGGCAGTGCTCGGCTTCAACATCGGCATCGAGTTGGCCCAGCTGCTCGGCGTGATTCTGACCGTCCCGCTGATCCACGTCGCGGCCACCGGAAACCACTACCGTCGGCTTTGCGGGGTCTTCGCGGTTTTCGGCATTGTGGCCTCGGCGGCATGGGTGGTTGGCATCTGGACCGACTCGGACTCGGCGCTGACCCCACTCTTCGACGGCGTCGCCGCGTACCCGCTGGTCTCCTACCTCGTGTTCGCGGGGGTTATGCTTCTCCTCGGATTCGCCAAACCCAGGACTATCAGCAAGACCGGAGCCAGGCCCGGGGTCAAGACCGCGGCCTGATAGGGGGCGGCAGGAGCCCGTCGCCTGCCGCCTGGCCGGCGCCATCGGAGGATATCCAGCCCCCTGGACGTCCTATGTCCGATGTCGTTCACCCAGAGTCCACTCAACCGTTGCATTGGGTGGCTACATTTTTCACCGTGAACTATGAAGCGCACCGCGCAAACCTCTTCTGTCGTACCGTTCTCGCGGTCCTGACCGCGACAACGGCCATCCTCCTATCCTCCGTGGGCACCGCCTTTGCCCACGACAGCCGTGAACACGGTGAACTTGTTGTCACCACAAACGGCACCAGCTCCGAAGGGCGTCTGATCCTCGGCAGCGAGATCGTTCCTGTCGACCAGGCCGGCGAGTGGGCCCAGGGCCTGTTCGCCGCAGAGTGCCCCCTCACCGCCCAAGGCGTGGACGGGGCCAGCGGCGGAGCGCCCGGGAACGTCGTGATCGAACTGGCTTGGAGCTGCAGCGTAGCCCAGCTAGACCTTTCCGCACTTTTGAAAGCGGCCACCCTGGAGAACCTGGTAGTCGAATTCGATGGCAACACGGTCGTTGCCAAGGAATCGGCACCCGTGGTTGACGCAATCGGCGCCCACGCTCCCGTTGCGTCCTCGGAATGGCCGGAAATGCTTCCGATCGCCTTGGTCGCCGCGGCTCTGGGACTCGCGGTGGCTGTGATTCTGGCCCGCCGGAAGAGGACCCCGTCAGCTGTCCCGCTGCAGGCAAAGAAGCCGACGCTGGTAAAGCAGCCGAAGCGGTTCCGTGCAGCCCTCAGCGGCGGCCTGGCCGTTATCGCGCTGGCCCCCGTACTGGTGCTCTCGCCCACCGCGGCCATGGCCGCAACGCCTGGACTGAGCCTCACCACGGTGAACCCGAAGGTCGGGACACCGCTCGCATTCCACTACTCCACCGATGCTCCCGCATCCAACAACTGGGTGGGCATCTACGGCCCCAACGACACTCCGGGCCCGATAGCGGCAAGGACCTGGGCCTATGCGCCCCAGGCAGACGGAACGGTGACCCTGGGCAGCGGCGGCTTGAGCGCCGGCACCTGGAAGGCGCACTTCCTGGCCAAGGACGGCTATGCGCCGCTGACCGCGCCGATCATCTTCACACTCGCCTCCTCGAGCACCACTGAGCTTGTGGTGGTTCAGGGCTCGGTATTCACCGACACCAACGCGAACGGCGTCCGCGACGCCGGCGAGCCCGGAATGGCCGACGTGTCCGTCACCGACGGCGCCAGCTGGTCCAAGAGCGGCGCTGACGGCGCTTACAGCATCCAGATGGACCGCTCGCGCCGCGAAACCGACCTGGTCCAGATCGTGTCCCCCAACGGATACACCCCCGCACTGCGCGCCGACTCCGTGCCGCAGCACTTCCGCGAGGTCCCCGCCGGCCCGTCCCCGCTCACCGGCCTGGACTTCGCCCTGGTGCCCGACAAGAACGCGGCAAACCCGACCGAGAAGTGGTCGCTCGTTTCTGACGTGGAAGTCAGCAACACCACCGACCAGGCAGCAGCCTCCGGCCTGCCCACCTGGACCGGACGTGTGAAGGCGATGTCCGAGAACCTCGAAACCACGATGACCATCACCACCGGTGACCTGACGGTCACGGACTACGCCGCAGAGCCCCGCCGCCAGGGCGGCTACAACGTCCTGCGCAACGGCCTGACCGATGGCAAGCTTGGCCACGCCTTCTACCCGGTGATGGGCAACCACGACGTCGGCGGCACCGCCACGTCCGTGGGCTACGGCGGCAGCATGGAGTACTGGCGCCGCAACATGGGTCCGGAGTGGTACAGCTTCGACCGCAACGGCCGCCACGTGGTGGTTCTGGAAAACAACTACGACTCATCCGGCCTCGCACCCCAGCTGCAGTGGCTCAAGGAAGACCTGGGCCGCCACGCCGTGGGCAAGCAGGTGATGGTCTTCGCACACCGCTCGCTGTTCACCAAGTGGGGTCCAGGTGCCGGCATGCAGCCGATCGTGGACGAGCTCGCCAAATACGACGTGCGCATGTTCGCCGCAGGCCACAACCAGCAGGCCGAATTCCGTCGCGGTGCATTCGCCCGCTCGGTTGAGGTCAACAACATGGGCACCTACGGCCTCGACTCCGCCCGGCCCGACTACAAGATCCTCGACTTCTCCACCATCACCGACGACCCGAACACGCCAGCCAACGAGGACATCGGCTATATCGGCGGAACGCACCGCCAGTTCGGCGTAAACGACGACGTCGCACTGGTCAGCCCCGCTGCGGGCAGCACCCACGGCCACAAAGATGGTGTGCCCGTGCAGGTGTTCGTTGAGGACGACGGGCGCACTCCGGCAACGGCGTCGCTGGTTGTGACGAGGAAGGAAAGCGGCACGACCGTGTGGCAGGAGGGCGCCCTCGCGTTCGGAAAGAACACGGCCGCGACCGGGATCGTCAATTGCTACACGCCCCCGGGCGGCACGCCCGAGCCCTGCCCTGATGTCAGGACCTCCTGGACCCGGGCCGGTGCCCACATCGATGGGCTGGAGCCCGGCAACTACACGGCGACCATGACGGCCGTCGACACCGCCGGCAAGGAATGGCCGAAGGTGGTCAACGAGTTCGAGGTGCTTGCCGACATGCGGGTCTCGGAGGCTAACCCGGGCCAGGACTGGCTGCGCCAGGGTGGCGACGAAACCGGCGGATCCGCGAGTGCGGACAACCCCGGCGCCAAGCTTGACCTGAAATGGTCAGCCAACACGGGCGAGCAGTTCCACCTCAACGGTGCGGCCGTGGCCGACGGCAAGGTCATTGTCGCCTCCCGCGCCTTCGATTCGCCCTACAGCATGATGCTCGCCTACGACGCCCGCACCGGTGCCGAAGCGTGGCGCACCTACCTCGACGGCGACGCCGAGTCCTCCCCCACCGTCCACGGCAGCAAGGTCTACCTGACCACCGGCGTCGGACGCGTGTACGCCCTGGACACCGCGAACGGCAAGGTGTCGTGGGAAGCCATCAGCCACGAGCAGGTCATTGGCAGTACCGTCCGCCGCTACGGCCGTGCCGGTGGCCCGGTCAGCGTGTTCGACCTGCCTGACCGGCCTGCCGTTGCTGTGTACCAGGAATGGGACAAGGTCATGTGCCGCAATGCCGACACCGGCGAGGTGCTGCCCGGCGGCTTCTCCGCGCCCGCGGGATGGGGACAGTTCCACAGCGCCGCCATCCGGCAGCCCGGTTCCACCACGGCCTACCTGCACTCCGGCTCCAGCCAGAGCCTGATCGGGATGGACCTGACGAATTGCACGCGCCTGTCCTCGGTGGACACCGCGGGCGATCTGTTCAGCAACTCCACCCCGGCCTTCACGAAGCCCGCCCGTGGCGACGCTCAGCTGGTGACGGCAACGTCCTCCGGCGTCCGGGGGCATAACCCGGCCGCCGGTGGCGCCCTGACCTGGCACGCCAAGCTGGGCACCTCCAGCGCCTGCGAGGCCGGTCCGCCGCCGGTGACCAGCCCCGCCACCTGGGGAGGCATTGCCTACGTGGCAAGCATGGACGGCGTCGTGCGGGCCTATGACACGACGTCGGCCACCCCTGCGGTCCCCCTCTGGGAGGCCCCGATGGGTTATCTGCCGGGCGCAAGCCCGATGGATGACCCATGGAATGTCGCGTCTGGCTGCAAGGCGGCGGGACCGGGTTCCCCGGCTGCGCACGCGCTGGTCACCGAGACCGTCGTCTATGCAGCAACCCGTGACGGACGCGTGGTGGCCCTGGACCGGGCCACCGGCGAACGCCTCGCCGAGTACAACCTCGGCGCTGCGGTCACCTCCGCAATGTCCGTCAGTGGCAACCTCCTGTTCGCCTTAACTGACGACGGAACCCTGCACGCTCTCGCCGCCACCAATTCAAAGGGCGGCAAAAGCTAGCCATGGATAGTTAGGAACAGGGTCAAGAGGCACAGGTGAGCGGCTCCCATCGTTTTGGTGGGGGCCGCTTCCTGGTCCGGACCGCGGCCCCGCGGGGTAGCACCCATGTCGCGAGGCCGCGTCCTGCTTAGGCCGAAGCGAGCGCGGAACGGACGGCGAAAGGCATCGGCGTTGTGGGCCGGCCGATCAGGGTGCGGAGGTCCGAGCCGCTGACCAGGAGGTCGCCACGGGCAATGCCGAGGTCCGAGTCCGCCAGGATGTCGGCGAAGAGCTCCGGCACGCCGAATCCGGCAAGGAGTCCGGCGTAGTCGCTGGCCGGAAGGTCCTGGTACACCACGGGCTTGTTGGCCGCGGCGCTGATTTCCTGGGCCAGTTCGGTGAGCGTGAAGGCGTGGTCTCCGCCGAGCTCGTAGACCTTGCCGGCCTGGTTTTCGGCAACCAGCACGGCTGCCGCTGCCTCGGCGTAGTCCACCCGGGCCGCGGCACTGACCTTGCCTTCACCGGCGCTTCCGGCAAGCGCGCCCTGGGCAAGGGCGCCCTGCAGCTGGTCGGTGTAGTTCTCCAGGTACCAGCCGTTGCGGAGAATGGCGAATGGAACCCCCGAGTCCTTCAGGATGGCCTCGGTTCCCTGGTGCTCAGCGGCCAGCTTCATGGCGGTGGTGTCAGCGTTGGCCACACTTGTGTAGGCCAGCAGTTCCACGCCTTCGGCCTTGGCTGCCTCAATCACCGTGCGGTGCTGGTCCACGCGCTGGCCAACCTCGGTGCCGGAAATCAGGAGAACCTTGTGGGCGCCCTGCAGGGCCAGAGCCACGGACGTGACGTCCGTGTAGTCCATTGCCCTGACCTGGACGCCGCGCGCTGCGAAGTCGGCAAGCTTTTCAATGGACCGGCCGGCGGCCACGATCTCTGCCGCCGGAACGTTGCGCTCCAGGAGGGCCTCGACGACGTGGCGGCCAAGCTGTCCGGTTGCTCCGGTGATGACGATGCTCATGGGTTGGTTCCTTTCACCATTTCTTAGGGGGTCACCTTCCACAACCAGCCGCCCCGCCAATTACTTCCTGAAAGACAGTACGCACTTTTAAGTAAGGTACTCACCTTTTGGTAAGTTATGGGTATGGAAGCGACTGTATGGCCCACCAACCTGCCGGAAGATCTCCGGGCACACCTGCCGGAAGGATTGGCCGACGGCGTGTTCCCGGCTGGGTGCCCCAGCCGCACCGTCCTGGACCACATCACCAGCAAATGGGGAGTGTTGATCCTCCTGGCGCTCTCTGAAGGTGAGCAGCGCTGGAGCGAACTCCGGCGCCGGGCAGAGGGCATCAGCGAAAAAATGCTGGCGCAGACCCTCAAGACCCTGGAGCGCGACGGCCTGGTGCTGCGGAAGGCCCAGCCGGTCATCCCGCCCCGCGTGGACTACAGCCTGACCGAACGCGGCTTTGAGCTGTCCGGCCTGCTCGTCCCGCTCGTCACCTGGGCCTACAACAACGCTGACGACATCCTCAACGGCCAGCGCTGATTTTCGGACCGCCCTGATTCTCGGACAACGATGATTCCCGGCCCGTACCAACCCCTAAATCCCTAAGTAGGACTCGTCCGCAAAGTCGAGTACATGTTACTGGTGTGACTGGTGTGAATAGCGCTTAGCGTAAATGTAAGGTGCCAGCCAGGAATAGGAGGACCATCCTCTGCTGGGAGCTTTCCGGCTACCGCACCAAAGTGGGCGGCTCCACGCCGCTTCAAGGAGTGGTTCGCATGGTGAAAGCACATGTCCAGGACCTGGCCAGCATGGGGCGGCCCGTCAGACTTTCTACCCTCGTCCACCGCGCCTGCGGCCGAGTCCTCGCGGCGTTCCGCCCGCGGTGCCCCTATCGCGTGGGCGATGCCGTGGTGGGCGACGATCCGTTCAACGGCCGGCACGAGGGGATCATCATGTCCCACCGCGGTCCAGCCGTAGAACTCGGCGCCGCGGCTGGGGTCTTCTTCTACGACCACCGCCACCTGAGGCGGCAGGACTGAGTTTTTGTCCAGATAACGCGCCCACCATGCCGGTGGGCCCCCGTTATCTGGACAAAACTCCAAGCCCGGCCCGGACGGACTGGGGCTTAGCGCGCCGACCAGCCGCCGTCCATCGCGTAGCTGGCCCCGGTGACCATGCCGGCGTGATCGGACGCCAGCCAGGCCACCAGGGAAGCAACCTCCTCCGGTTCCACCAGTCGTTTCACGGCGGACTCGGTGAGCATCACCCTGGCCAGGACCTCGGACTCGGGGATGCCGTGCACTTTGGCCTGGTCCGCAATCTGCTTTTCGACGAGCGGGGTCCGGACGTAGCCGGGGTTGATGCAGTTGGACGTGACCCCGCGCCCCCCGCCCTCCAGCGCCGTCACCTTGCTCAGCCCTTCCAGGCCGTGCTTGGCGGAAACGTACGCGCTTTTGAACGGGGAGGCCCGGATTCCGTGCACGGATGACACGTTGATGATGCGGCCGAAGCCGTTGGCGTACATGTGCGGCAGCGCGGCCCGGATCAGCAAGAACGGCGCTTCGAGCATCAGCGCGATGATCCGGCGGAAGTCCGCCGGATCGAACGCTTCGATGGGGCTGATGCTCTGGATCCCGGCGTTGTTCACCAGAATGTCGCAGTCCAGGCTCAGGGTGGCGAGCGCGTCAACGTCCAGCAGGTCAACGGCCCAGGCGGTGCCGCCCACTTCATCGGCGAGGGCGGCAGCGCCGGCGGAGTCGACGTCGGCCACCACCACTTTCGCCCCGCGGGCGGCGAGTTCCCGGACACAGGCAGCCCCGATCCCGCTGGCGCCGCCGGTCACCACGGCCTTGCGGCCGTTCAGTGTGTTTTCCATTGCAGATCTGTTTCCCATCGTGTGCGCGCTCAATTTCCCTGCGGTGAACTGCTCAGGCAGTTCAGCGTGAGGCCGCCGGGAGCAGTCCCTCGCGGGCGGCGTCGGCCTTGTCCACTTCTTCCAGCGCGATGCCCTTGGTTTCCTTAAGGCTCAGCACGGCAACCGTAGTGATCGCGCAGGCAACCACGAGGTAGATCGCCGTGGGCAGCCAGGAACCGGTGTCCTTGAGCCACTGGGTAGCAAGCAGCGGGGCCAACGAACCGGCGAAGATCGAGGTGACCTGCGAGCCCAGGGATACGCCCGAGTACCGCATCCGGGTGGGGAAGAGCTCGGCCATGATGGCAGGCTGGCCGGCATACATAAACGCGTGCAGGCACAGGCCGATGGTCACGGCCAGGACAATCACCACGGCGTTGCGGGTATCGAACATGGGGAAGGCGAAGAACGGCCAGGCCGCACCGGAGATGGACCCGATCAGGTAGACCGGCTTGCGTCCCAGTTTGTCCACGAGCCGTCCCACCTGCGGGATGACCAGGAAGTGGATGACGTGGGCGATCAGGAGTGCGAGCAGGAGCGAGGACGTGTCGTACTTGTGCACGCTCTTGAGGTAGACAATGGCGAAGCTGACCACCAGGTAGTACATGATGTTCTCCGCGAAGCGCAGCCCCATGGCCTGCAGGATGCCCTTGGGGTACTTGCGCACCACCTCGAAGACGCCGTAGCTGACGGCCTGCTCCTTCTCCACGAGGGCCTTGGCCTCCAGGAAGATGGGCGCCTCGGTGACGTGGGTGCGGATGTAGTAGCCAACGAAGACGATCACGGCGGAAAGCCAGAACGCCACGCGCCAGCCCCAGCCGAGGAATGCCTCCGGACTAAGGGCGGTAGACATGATAAACAGCACCAGCGTTGCCAGCAGGTTGCCCACCGGCACTGCGGCCTGCGGCCAGCTGGACCAGAATCCGCGCGCGTTGTTGGGGCTGTGTTCGGCAACCAACAGCACCGCGCCGCCCCATTCACCGCCGAGCGCGAAGCCCTGGATGAACCGCAGGGCAACAAGCAAGGTGGGGGCCAGGTAGCCAATTTCGGCAAAGCCCGGGAGGCAGCCCATGAGGAACGTGGCCACACCGACGATCACGATGGTCAGCTGCAGCGTGGGTTTGCGGCCCAGCTTGTCACCGATCTGGCCGAAGACGATTCCGCCGAGCGGGCGGGCAACAAAGCCCACCGCGTAGGTGATGAACGCCTGGATGATGCCGTCCAGCTCGTTGCCGGTGGCGGGGAAGAAGTACTTCCCGAAGACCAGGGTGGCGGCGGTGGCGTAGAGGAAGAATTCGTACCATTCCACCACCGTGCCCACCATCGACGCGGCCACAATCTTTTTAAGCCCGGATCCCTTGGGTGCGGATCCGGCGGCATTGTCTGCCGAGCGCTGCTCTACGCTCATGAGTTTCTCCTTAGTGTCCACTTTGACACGCGCTGTGATCCACAGCACTAATGGCTCCACTGAGTATTACTGCACAAACATGCGCCTTCAATGCCCAATCCAGCACCAGCTGTGTGCACAATTGCAGATATGAAGGCGAATCCCGATGACCTCCTGGTCCTGCTCGCTGTATCCCGCTCCGCCAAATTTACGACGGCGGCGCAAGTGTTGGGGCTGAACCACACCACCGTTTCGCGTCGGATAGCCGCCCTGGAGAAGGCGCTGGGCGGCCGCGTCCTGGCGCGGGCGGCCGGCGGCTGGGAACTGACAGAGCTAGGCACGGAGGCCGTCCGGGTCGCCGAACAGGTGGAGGCAGCGGTGAGTGCGCTGGGACCGGCAGGCCAGGCACCGGACCCGATTACCGGCGTCGTGCGCATGACGGCGACCGACGGCTTCAGCGCCTACATCGCCGCGCCCGCCGTGGCACGGCTGCGCCGGAAACACCCGGGACTGAGCGTGGAAGTGGTGACGATGACCCGCCGGGCGCTGCAGCAGCGTTCCGGGCTGGACATCGAGGTAGTGGTGGGCGAACCGCAGGTCCACCGGGCCGAAGCCGTCCAGCTGGGCGAGTACATGCTGGGGATGTACGCCTCGCGTGCCTACCTTGCCGAGAACGGGACGCCGGCGAGCGTTGCTGAGCTGACGGAGCACCCGCTGGTGTACTTTGTGGATTCGATGCTGCAGGTGGACGACCTGGACGCGCCCCGGCGGCTGGTGCCGGCCATGCGCGAAGGGCTGACGTCCACTAACGTGTTTGTCCATGTGGAGGCCACCCGCGCCGGCGCCGGCATCGGATTCCTGCCGTGCTTCATGGGCAATCTGCACAGCGACCTGGTCCGGCTGCTCCCCGACGACTTCGCCGAATTGCTCCCTTACTGGATGGTGCTGCGACCCGATTCGATGCGCCGCCCTGCAGTGGCCGCCGTGGTGCAGGCATTGCGCGACCAGACGGCGGCGCACCGGGACGCCCTGCTGGGCAGGGGCTAACGCTCAATCGATGGCGCTGCCGGGTCGTGACGGACCGGGGAGTTCGCGGCGAAGGCCCGCACCTGGGCGTCGTTCCAGATGTGGGCCGGGACGGCACCGCCCAAAAGCCGGCGGGCAAGCTGCGGGTCCCCGTCCAGCGGGGTGTCGCTGCCGGCCATCACCATGTTGCCGTAGCGGCGGCCCTTCAGCATGGAGGGGTCGGCGATGATGACGGTGTGTGCGAACGCGGCCGCGATGGTGGCAGCGTCCTCCCGCGCATTCTTCAGATCCGGGGCGTCGCCTGAGTTCACTACATAGATGCCGCCCGGCGACAGGACCCGCTTGATGTGGTCATTGAACTCGGCGGTGGTGAGCGGCCGCGGGGTGAGTGAACCGGCAAACACGTCACGGATGATGAAGTCGCGGCTGTCCGGCGTGAGCGTCTCGGTGACCTCGCGGGCCTCCCCCACGCGCAGCCGCAGCAGTGGCGCCTTGGGCAGATCGAACCAGCCGCGGACGTACCCGGCCAGCTTGCCATCGAGCTCCACCACCACCTGCCGGGCGTCCGGATAGGCGGTGTGGAAGTACCGGGCCAGGGAACAGGCGCCGCCGCCCAGATGCAGTCCGCGCAGCTTCTCGGCTCCGCCCGCGGTGGGCGCGGCAGCCTTGGTGCCGCCCTTTCCGGACTTCGGCGGCCAGCGTGACTCAATCAGCGCCGCCATCCAGCGCATGTACTCAAAATCGAGGAACAACGGATCGGCGAGGTCGATGTGGGAGCTCATGACGCCGTTGATCTTCAGGAGCCAACCGTTGGAGTTGTCCTGGTCCGCAATGAGCTCGCAGTCGCCGGTATCAACGTAGTAGACACCCTCAACCGGGCCCTCGGGACGGGTCCCCTTGGGCACCTCGATGACACCCGCCGTCGAACGCTGGCTGTTCCGCCCGCCTGACTTGCCGCGCTTAGCCATTACCCGTATGCCGCTTCAGTCATGGATCAACCATAATTGACCGCCCCGCGTCAGCAGTCCGGCGCGGTCGCGGTCCAGACCGATCCGGGCGCCGAACCTGGCTAGGTTGCGAGCGGCCTGTCCCGATCTGTCCTTTCCCGATCCCGCCGAAGTTCCTCCGCCCGGGTGGCGTCAGAGCGGGTGGCGTCGGTTCGCTCGTCGCCTTCCGGATTCACGTCGGCGTCCCGCCGAAGTTCCTCCGCCCGGGTGGCGTCGGTGCGGGTGGCGTCGTCCGGATGCACGTTGGCGTCCGTGCGTGTGGCGTCGGCACGCGCGTCCCCGTCCTGATTCATGTCCGGGTCCAGCGCGTTGGCCTTCTGCGTGCGCTCGGCGACGTCCTCCCGGAGGGACCTCGCGCTGTCGGCCGTCTGCTCAGCCTCCTGCTTCAGCCGCGCCGCGTCCACCTGCGCCTGTTCCGCGTCTGCGCGGGCGCGGCTGGCCCGGGCTTCGTTCTCCCGCGCGTCGAGTTCGATGTCCCCGGCTTTCCGACGCATTTCGGCTGCCTTTTCGCGGTGCGATTCGTCCCGCTTCAGCTCCATGGCCCGACGGCGACGCCCCGTCACCAGCCACAGCACAATCAGGACCACCACGACGACGGCAACAATCACCCAAATCCACGATGTTGTGTCCAAAGCTGCCCACCTCTTTCCACTTCGTTGTGACGGGGTCCCTGCGATGCAAGGCCGGCAGGCGATACAGACCTCCTGCAATCCAGTTGGCCGCGGTACCCGACCCCTAATAGTAACCATGCTTAGCATCTTGCGGCCAGTGTGGGACCAGCCGGGACAGGCAGTGCCACACGGGACTAGGCAGGGCCTGCCACTTGGAGGAAAATCAATACCAGCAGATTCTTTCAGGCTTCCCGGCTCCTCCGCGTCCCGGGTATCAGACGGGGTCGGCGGCGAGGTGGCCTCTTCTGAGACCGAGGCCAGTCCCCCCAGTCGTCGTCGGCCCCCTTGCTCTGCTCGCAGGTACACAGCCGACCGGCACTCAGCGGACGCGTGCCAAGGCGAACCCGTCCCAGCCTTTGGACCCGACCGTCTGGATCACGGTGGCATCGAGCTGCGGATGTTGGCCCAGCAGTTCCAGGGCGCTGATGATCCCGGGGGCATTGACCTGGTCAATGGAAGGATCCAGCACCGCGCCCTCCCAGACGGCGTTGTCCAGGACCACCACGGTTCCCGGCCTGCCCAGGCGCACGGCCCACTCAAGGTACGCGGCGTCGTTTTCCTTGTCCGCATCGATGAACACAAAATCGAACGGCTCCTGGCCCTCCGACTGCAGCGCGGCCAGGGTGTCCAGGGCAGCGCCCACGCGGATCTCCACCTTGTCCCCCAAGCCGGCCGCCTCCACATTCGCCCTGGCGATGTCCGCATGCTTGGCGAGGTATTC from Pseudarthrobacter sp. SSS035 carries:
- a CDS encoding LysR family transcriptional regulator; amino-acid sequence: MKANPDDLLVLLAVSRSAKFTTAAQVLGLNHTTVSRRIAALEKALGGRVLARAAGGWELTELGTEAVRVAEQVEAAVSALGPAGQAPDPITGVVRMTATDGFSAYIAAPAVARLRRKHPGLSVEVVTMTRRALQQRSGLDIEVVVGEPQVHRAEAVQLGEYMLGMYASRAYLAENGTPASVAELTEHPLVYFVDSMLQVDDLDAPRRLVPAMREGLTSTNVFVHVEATRAGAGIGFLPCFMGNLHSDLVRLLPDDFAELLPYWMVLRPDSMRRPAVAAVVQALRDQTAAHRDALLGRG
- a CDS encoding spermidine synthase, whose product is MAKRGKSGGRNSQRSTAGVIEVPKGTRPEGPVEGVYYVDTGDCELIADQDNSNGWLLKINGVMSSHIDLADPLFLDFEYMRWMAALIESRWPPKSGKGGTKAAAPTAGGAEKLRGLHLGGGACSLARYFHTAYPDARQVVVELDGKLAGYVRGWFDLPKAPLLRLRVGEAREVTETLTPDSRDFIIRDVFAGSLTPRPLTTAEFNDHIKRVLSPGGIYVVNSGDAPDLKNAREDAATIAAAFAHTVIIADPSMLKGRRYGNMVMAGSDTPLDGDPQLARRLLGGAVPAHIWNDAQVRAFAANSPVRHDPAAPSIER
- a CDS encoding O-methyltransferase codes for the protein MFEHKTQPGWVAVEDFLTTTVVHPDTALVQAVRSAVDAGMPPIEVTPNAGKLLKLLVQLSGARRVLEIGTLAGFSTIWMAQGLPDGGRLVTCEYLAKHADIARANVEAAGLGDKVEIRVGAALDTLAALQSEGQEPFDFVFIDADKENDAAYLEWAVRLGRPGTVVVLDNAVWEGAVLDPSIDQVNAPGIISALELLGQHPQLDATVIQTVGSKGWDGFALARVR